In Eulemur rufifrons isolate Redbay chromosome 15, OSU_ERuf_1, whole genome shotgun sequence, the genomic stretch ACTTGTTCCTTTTACATGATGGCAAAGATTAGTTTTGGCTTTGTGGGTTCAAGGAATTCAGAACTTAATTTCTTATAttgaataggattttttttcctctggaacaATTGTTGAAAGCTATGTAACTGTAGTAAAACTCACAACTCTTATGAAACAATATGTCTTTTATTGTTCTATTGGCACAACAGTAGTGGGATTTTGTTTTGTGTGACCACACTCAAGAATCTGGAAACTCTCCATACAGCTTTGCCCTCATGTCAATAGGAGAAACTGTTTTCATATCAACAGAGCACTGAGTCAGTGAAATCACAAACAGAATAATCATGTCTTAACATTTTCATGTACATCAGAATATTTTATCCCCCTTAACAATTTTATGAGATATTATTACTACATTGTTTGTGAATAAATCTAGACCAAGCAGTAAACTAGGATTAAtatcttgtttgttttctgagtttttaaaaaacattcagtTTATGCTGAGGTAAGACTGTGGAAGGTCTTGTTCAGCAAGTTAAGGAAATTTAACTTAATTCTAAAGGCAATGGGAGGTTATTAAATTTCTTTGAGCAAAAGAACAATAGTATTGGCATGAACTTGCAAAAGATTGAACTGTAATGATGCATTCTATATATTAGAATATGAATCCTAGGGTAGGTAACTAGTTTGGAATCTTTTAACAGGAGAGATATGAGTCATAAGAGCCTAAATTGGGGTGCTATTAGTGGCGATGATTGTAGTGGTAGTGGAGGAAAGAGCAGTTGAGAGAGCTGTTACTAAAGGATTGACTCCTCAAAGCAAAACAGTAAAAatactagaatgtaaactccttgACAGCAGAGAActtgtcatttatcttttttattttccctatgCATAGAATTATGCCTTGGACATATAGGCACTTAGTAAGGGTTAGTTGAATAAATTAAGATAAAAGCAGATTACACTGCTATGACAGGGGCAGAAAGGAAGGCTTCATAGAAGAGGAGATACCTGAATCGTGTCTGGTGGATTTAGCTAGAGAGTTCTAGGAAGACAAGGAGTAGAGAGGCCAtcaaggcagagggaagagcctaGCTCTGAGGCATAAAACAGCCGCATGTGGGGATGGACAAGTACCAGCAATTTGCCATTTTTGAAGGGCACTGAAGCAGGCAGGAAGGAGTAGATGATGGTGCTACACTTGATGAGCCTGGGTATCAAGATAAGGAGTTTTGACTTACTGTGGATTTTTAGATAATTGAACGACATGAAGAGGTTTTTACTATAGGGAGAGATCTAGTGGAAGTGAGTAGAAGGTTTAGCAAGATTTCCCAGATCTCCCCTGTGTTTAGAGTAAAGCATTTGAAGGCAGAGTCAaattaggaggctattgcaaCAATCTGTGAAAGAGGTGATAAAGGCCTGGATTAAGGAAGTGATGACAGGGATAGAGAACATGGCAAGGCTTTGAGAAAATGTaggtgttaaaaaataaaagacggGTGATGAATTAAAGGTATAGGGGGGTGAAGCAGACAGTGGAATCAAGGATGAATCCCACGGACTCAACTAGTCTAAAGGTGGTACAACATACtgagaaatggaaaacaggaGGAGAAAGCGAAGAAGAGagttaagagaaggaaaaaatggattaaattttaGCCATATTGCTTTGAAATGTCAGTGGGACAGGCAGGTAGGTTGTGTGGAGAGTGACCTGGGCCAGAGATGTGGTTTTGGGAGTTCTCTGAGTCAAATTAAGACATGGAGATGGGCAGTATTGTATCAGGAGAGTGTGTTGTGAGAAAAGAGATGTAGGTTGAAGATGGAACTCTGGAGAATACTCACATTAAAGGGTCAAGTGGAGGAAGACAAACCAGCAAAGGAGACCAAAACTTAATGGACAGGGTATCAGAGTAGAACCAGGGTATCAGACTGAAGAGTTTGACTCATTGAAGGCATTAAAAAATCAGGGAGGGAAAAACGGGGAATTTCAATGAGGAGGAATTAGACAAGAAATGCCATTAAGATTTAagggaaataaacatttaaaaatgatcactCAATTTGGGTAAAAAAGGGTCACAGATAACTTTTCTTTGAAGTATTTCAACAGAGTGGTGCTGAAACAGATTTTAGTAAACTCAGAACTATTAGGTCACAAGTCAATAATGACACTATTCCTCTAAACATTCAATTgtgaaagggaggaagaaagagggtggcAGCTAAAGAGAAAGCCAAGACTGGGgaacaaagttattttttatgtttatctgtttTATAAAGATGGGAGGATTTAAGCATGGCATCCAAATCTTTAtcaccagcctgaccaacatcCCCTGAGCTCATGGTCTTATGTCCATATGAATGTTTGATACATCGTGAAATTATTCCAGGCACCTCAAATTCAGCATCCCACCTACTACTCTAAACTAGCTTTCCCTTCTGTATCCCATACCACATTTCAGTAAGCCAAATTAGACATCTGTAACTTATCCTTCACTGACCACCTCTAACATATTACTGCCTTCTACATAGCTCGAATTATACATACATTTCTATTCCCTGGTACAGATCCTGCTCCTCTCTTAAGGCAACTCCATCCTCCATTTTGTATtggagtgatctttctaaaatgagaCTTTGAGCTGCCTGTCCCCTTTCTGCCAGACACTTTGATGGCCACCCATTGCCCACAGGATAAAGACCTAAGTTCCTTCACAAAAAACTGAAGTCTGTGGCATTCATTCATGACCTAACCTCTGCACACCAGAGAGGACTCCTCTCTAGTAATACCAAAGTGACTGTAGTTCTCTGAACACACCTTCTTGTCACACTTTTTGCTGCTGCTCTGGCTTTCCCCCTTTATTTAGAATACCATTCTGTACTTTCTCTGATTGGTTAATTCCTACTCTTCTTTCAGGGCTTCACCTAAATGTCATACTCTTTATTTAGTCTTCTCTTAAACGCCCCCATCATCTCCCAGGGGGGCTAAATGCCATTGTGCAATACTGTTTTAGTGCCCTGTGCACATCCCTTGGCACTTGGGAATTGCTCAAATGCTTGTTTAGCTTCACTAAGCAGTGGATGGGAAAGGCAAAGATGTTCAAGGGAGAAGGAGAAGCTATACAAAGAGATCTgagaagagatgagagagaatGGAATAAGGATAATATATTATGGGATGActtcaaatagaaaagaaacctTTACCAATGTGCCtgagaggaaggaggcagagatggaGGCTGATGAATGTAGTAGAGAATGGAGTTTCAAGTTGAAGGctccattttatttgttaaataggTGGTTGGACAGAGTGATTGTTCAACCAAGATTTGGTGAAGATGGTAGCAGTGAAGAAATACATATGACATTTGCTGGGGAAGTAAATGCACATATTAGATGCAGAAACCCTAGAAATGTTTTTTATTCCAGAACATGGCATCTCCTAAGGCTCATTCATATACTTGAAATTCTTTTTCGAGGCAAAGTTTTAGAAATACTTGTGGCATTTACTCTGCACAAGTGCGCAAAGGCTTGTGCCTGAAGATCTTTGCCTTTCTGCCAGGTTGCAGACTTGCCGCTAGAGCTGGGATTGGCCACTGCGATATTGCTGTTAATGGAGTCCAGTGAAGCATGACTCATGGCAAGTCCGTCTGCACTGTGGGAAGAGTAACTGTAAATAGTCTTGAGAAAGGCTGATTTTGTGTTAGTCTCTTGCTTACAAATAATAACATAACATTTGGGGAAGAATGTGCAACAGAGGATCCCATAGTTAgatattaaaatgacaataatttctACAGCTGGCAAATATTTGCCAAATGTGGTAGCATAGACGGGAATGAATGTGATCCAAGCTATGAAGTAAATGAGCATACCAAATGTTATGAATTTGGCTTCATTGTAATTCTCAGGTAGTTTCCTGCCTTTGAAAGCACATATGAAGCAAATGAAGGCAAGGATGGCAATGTAGCCCAGCATGGTGCCAAATGCAAGTATGGATCCCTCCTCACATTCCAGGATAATGACTCTGGGCAAGGAGACATTCTCCTCTACAGCAGGTGCTGCAAAGATTAGCCAGAGTGTGCAAATGACAACTTGGATACCTGTGCAAGTGAAGATAATAGGGATTGGTTTATAGAGGCACTTCAGGAAGTTCTGCAACTTGGGATCAAAGCTGAAGGCTAGCAAAATTTTCAGGGACTTCATCAAAATGCAGGAGATGCAGAGAGTAAAGCTTACACCAAATAGTGTCTGCCTGCTTTTACAGGTGAAGTCTTGTGGTTCTCCAATGAAAAAGCCCGTGCTGGTAAAGTTGAGGAAATGACAGAGGAGGATCACATAGCAGACCATTAATCCTCCAGATGATTTCACAACAGGCGTGTTCAGGTTTCTTGTAAATATTATGCCAATGGCCAGAACAAATATGATTCCCAGTAGGGAGAGGGCCAGGAGCAGGATTGCCAAGGAGTCATTCCAGTTGAGATATTCCACTTCCTTTTCAAAACATGTAGTGCTCCTTACAGGGGCCCAGTGAGTTTCATTGTTGCATAAAAGGCAGTGATCCATATCTAAAAGAGAGAGGTGATTCGGTTACATTGCAAACATTTAAACTAGGTCCACAATACTGGAAATGAGACTCCTCCTCAGTAATAGTCCTGAGTAGAAAACAGATATAAATAATTGTCTTATTGgttacttattaaaataaaacatgcacagacccaaagaaaatgagagagaagggaTAAAGGTGAAAggggaaagaagaagagaaaaaagagaaagaaaaatgccagCTGGGCTGTGAGTCTTCAGGGAATTAATATACTCAGGATAGATGCTAGCCTCTTATGAACTTGCTATTATAGGTGGTAGTTCAGGGACTCTGTTAAGAATAAGGGCTTtggcacatgtactcaccatcaaattggtttcactgatcatcacctaagagcacatttaggaataacattaatcgggtgtcgggcagatgttggggcggggaggggatgggtatatacatacataatgagtgcaatgagcaccgtctaggggatggacacacttgaagctctgatttgggggcaggggagcaagggcaatatatgtaacctaaacttttgtacccccataatatgctgaaataaaaaaaaagagagagagaataagggCTTTGGAAACAGGCATAGATTaagtccttttcctttctctaccACTTATGATTCCTGTAATCTTGAATAAGCTAACTGAACTTTCTGAGCCTATTTCcaaattcttctctctctctcagagaaaGACACTGTCTCATTGGGGTGCTGCATACAATGGAGATAATAGATCTAAAATGTTTCACACAGAGATACATGGGTGCTGCTATTATGACTAAGGCTGCAGTTCTTTTAAAAGACCCAATATGAATGGGTCACCCTAAAAGCTTCAAGTCTCTTTCTAAAAAGCAAGATAATACAAGATTGCAATCAATGACACTTGATGaagaattaaagtttatttttctccccagAGGTTAGGGAATTTGAACCTCTCACACTGGCAGTGATAAGGTTGAAAAGCATTATGCTGATTCTGACTGCAGGGCAGCATGAATAATTGATGTTAGAGTCTCTGAAAGTGGGATTGCATTTGCTCCCCATTCCAACCCCCTAAAGACAGTGGGTCCCAACTGCTCCCAAAAGCCCTGCTCAAGGCATTCATCTGATTACACTCCACACTGCCCATTCAACTTTTTAGTTTCTGCATTCTCTTCTTTATTAACCTCAAAGTAaaattgtgtttctgtttatTCACTTTATGATATTTCTAGTCTCCTCCTCTTTCCAAACCCTTTTGCTCTacaaatattcattcttttctgttttccccttAACAGTAGCTAGTGTctgtcatttcattcattcagtggacCATTGTTGGCCTTGTCTAGGTATGAGAGCCATGTGCTAGAGATGTACAGAAGAATAGCAAATGATGTCCTTTTGGGTTACCCCAACTCCTAGCTTTTTCTCCAAGGTGTCTGCAGTCTTTTACACTTGTTCTTGGAGGCAACTTGCCCTGGTTGTCAAAAGACAGCCCACATAGAACCTTGGAAGACTTCAGAGCATCTTTATGGAAATAAATGTTACATAActctttgtgtttttattctaTCACTTGGAAGATAGTTGCTAGATACCATATTGCCTGAAAAACTACCCTCCTCCTTATCTGATTATTTAAGCAGCATAGTCCCTCTCAGGATTGGGATAAACAGCATTTTTGTGAAACAATGATAGAACATGAATATTGAGATATTTTCATTGATATCCTTCTCTGCTTgaagtcaataagaaaaaagaataagcgTTTGGGACTACTCCAGCTCTGGGGTTCTTTTATACAAGACGAATAggaatgctgcaataaacaaggGTGTATGATGCTTTTAAAGTAGGCTTAACTCCAGGGAAAGTGCTGAAAGTTTCTTTTAGGGCACTTAAGGCTGCTGACCTCACTCTTGTACTTTAAATTGTGTATTTTGCTCTGATCTTGTCAAATTGTTAAAGAGCGTTGGCAAACAATCAGTTACTAGCATCTCATCTCTGTCAATAGTTGGCCCCTTTTGTCTCacagaagtttctttctttttatgcttaACTTTTGCCTTTTGGTAGAAATCAGATCGCCAGGATATGCATACCTATATCTTAACTCCAGGTGCCTCTGGGTCTCTATTATGATCAGTTTAGTTAATTCAACATTTACTTATTTGTACTTTTTGTGCCCCAGTTACAAGCCAATCACATCTGTGTGGGGATACCTGGACAAAACTGACAGAGAACTTGCACTGCTTTAAGAGTTGCTAGAGAGAAAGTACGTGTGAGGGAATGACGTTTTCCCTtggaaatgaagttatttttacATCTCTATTATTTATAGGTTGTGCATCTGTTGGTATAATAGAGCAAATtccacaataaaatgaaatttcactGGAACTTAATTTAGCAGGAGCAGgggaagcttttttattttttcaagtgaaaaaataaaccaaaataaaagtcacgcaatagaaaaatcagcctaaGAGAAATGGTTCAAGTGTGTCACTGTCCATGTCATGTGACTTAATTACCTGTCTGATTACTGTAGTGATTTTCAGGACAGTTCACACATTCATAGCAGCAGATGTGTTGACTTcttgtagttttcttcatttgtccAGGACTGCATTCCAGGGAGCATTTAGATTGAATTTGCTatattaaaagtgaaaagaaatcccaaataaatttttaagaaaaattatcctaATTATCTTTGACTTAATTTAAAGATATACTTACTATAtaatattttggtcttttttcatAACACTACAGATTTTTTTGCCATCTTAAGGAATATGAGCAAgcttaaatatatgaaatgtttcagatggagaaactgcTTTAGGAAGAACACAGTTTTGTCACATTAATAACTTCTATAAGCAAATTATGGAAATTAGCTCTTTCAGAAAGTCACTAGAAGGCCTCACTGAGAtgatgacattttagaaaagacaGAAAGCAAGTGAGACAATTAACCACATAACAACGGAGAAAATTATTACTAGCAAAGGACACAGCAGGTGCAAAGTCCTTGAGCTAGAGGGGAAGGTATGCATGGGAGGGCGAGAAGCCTGTGAGATTGCAGGAGGGGTTGACAGTAGGGAAGGAGAGTGGGATATGAGGTCAGGAAGGTACAGGGGAAGTGGGAGGGGCAGTTCCTGTAGGATTTATAAAGACATTGGCTTTGACCCTGAGAGAAATAGGATACCATGGAAGGGTTCTGAGCAGAGCACTATATTTTACAGGATTACTCTGACTGCTGTTTTGAGAACAGACTAAAGGGGTCAGAGTGGAGGCAGAGAGCAGTTAGCAACCTTCTATTAATACAATGATCTGGGTGAGAAGTGATTGTAGCAGCTGTGGGCTGGAGAGTAAAAAGTGGTCAGATTCAAGACATATTCTGAAAGTAAAACTTTCACTGGATATGGAGTATGATTGAAAGAGGTGGGGCAAGGACTCCAGCAGGACTTTTCATGAGTGACTAGGAGAAGGGGATTGCCATTTATTGAAATGGGGGTGGGTTTGGAAGAGACTTGTCAGGAGCTTTGTTTTGGAGACATTAACTTAAGATGACTATTAGACATCCAAGTAGAGCTGTCACTTAGGCAGTTGTGTATTTGTTTGGATTGGAAGTCAGAAGATAAAATCTGGGAGTCCTCACTCCTCTGTACAATGACATTATTTAAAGCTCTGAGCCCAGGTGAGATCACTAAGGAAAAGTGTAGACAAAAAGAGGAGCGGTTCTGAGCCCTGAGCACCCAGGTGGTTAGGGGTAGTGTGAATGACAGggaaccagcaaaggagacagagaagtagCAGCcagagaaataggaagaaaattaagGGCTTATACTGTCATGGAAGCAAATAAGGAAAGTATTTATGGAGGGGAGAATAATTAGGTTATAAGTGAAGTAAGATGATATTTGGATTTATTAACATTGGTGAGCTAGACAGAAATAATTTGGATGGATTGCAGAGGGTTCAAAAGAGTATGGAAGGAGAAAAATTGAGGCCAGAGAGTGTATTCAACAGAAGTTTTGCTATAAGGAGAAATAGAGGAATGGGTAGTATTACTACATGGAGGAGGATGTGGGGGAACAAcggagtgtcttttttttttaagatcagaGAAATGACAGCATATTTATATCACCCTTAGATAATGCAGAAGAGAGAATAATTGAGAACACCGGAGAGAATGTGAAATTGCCAGAGCAATATCCTTGGATAAGTGAAAGAGGTTGGGACCCAGAAGCGAAGTACAGGAACTGACCTGAGCTAGGAGCAGACAGTCCACCCACAGGGCCAGATGGAAGGCAGAGGTACGGGCACAGAGGTGGCGGCACGGGGACACCGGAGATCTCTTCTGATTGTTTCAGTTTTGTTAGTATAATAGAAAGCAGGGTCAATGGAACGTGAGGTTGGGGAAGATGTATTGAACTCaaagataagaagagaaaatataaaatagtcgTCTAAGAAGGTGGGAGAGTTAATGGCCTAGGGTGATAGTCTGATTGCCCAGCAGCATTTAGAGCCCACTGGAGGTTACAgatcatgaatttaaagtgaTACCAGTCAGCAAGGTTTTCgttttccttttgtgtgtgtgcgcgcgccaGCTACATTGATTAGGGAATTAATGTAGGGGCTACATTGATTAGGCAGAGAGCTAATTTAGTCAGGATTATGTTTTTGTTGAGTAAGtaagatgaagagagagagagaagcaagagaATTGAGGGTACAAGGGAGCATTACACTAGTTGACCATGGAATTTAAGGACGGAAGGTGGGGACAGTGAatgggcaggaggatcactagaggttcCTGGTGGGGTCATGACTTTTGCAGTTGAGGTACTAATGGACTTGGATGCTAAAATATAGCCTACAACACAATTACCTGAAGATACTTGAACTCATTTTTTGCGTCTTGGTCTGTGATGATGAAGACATCATTCTGCAGATCATATTCTGCCATCTTGGTGACAGTCATGTGGTCATTGATCTCCTTCCAGAGCACAACATCATATCCAATATTTAAGTCCCCATGGGcatcaaaatgaaatgaattcCCTCCATCAGTGAATGTTACATTTTTCAGCACATCAagtaactataataaaaaaaacagaaacaaatgctGACTATAAACATTGTAAATATACCTATTATACTAATTATAACACTGCCTTATAATaaatatcacttaaaaataagaaagaaagaagattctGGGGTGCGGGGAAGTGGTTCTTAACCACCTGGCAACAATTTTGAGAATAAATTTCACTTGGGTTCCAGTTTCATTTCTGCCAAAGTCTTGTTATATGAGTTTAAGAAAGCAAGTTAATTTCTAGGGATGGCAGCTTCTCTAGCCTATAAAATTGAAACTCTGAGCATCTGCATTTATTCACATTGTCCCATTTCAGAATGGGTCCTCTCGGGCAGATGCCTGGGTTCTAACACTGATTCTCTCATTAGTGCAATCTTGATGGTTACGATTACTTTCTATCTTATTACCTCCAATAGTTATTTAGTCTGTTTTAATGACTGAGTACATAATAAAGTGATCTCtaaattctatttctaatttaattcataaaataatttttttaacttgggaGGATAGAAATGTAATGTCTGAAAAATTACTTGTCTTGCTACTCAATATGCACAGTGAGAACTGGTATATGATACAGTTAGGGCAGGAAATGTTTTATTGACAAACGGGGCAGCCATATTGAGCTTGTGCTGCAGTGGAGGAGCACGAGAGTAGGAGGTAGGGGAACAGGCTGCCATTCTGGCTCCGCTGTTAACTTGATCTCTAAGCATGGCCAAGTACATAGCCTCTCTGAACGCACTCATAATGGCCCACTCACTACATAAGTCTATGGCTCTATGTGGCTTCTGCAAAATCTATCGAATGAGGCAGAAATTATTCTATTTGAATAGAATTATCCTATTCTAGTCCTTTTCAGTTAATCCtttatgaatgttttatttttgtcaatagAATATAAGAATATCAAGTTATATTTTAAGGCAAATGTACTATTTGCCTGAAAGTCATATCAATGACCAAATATCACTTTAGCAaaaatctctgtgtgtgtattgattttattatatgttgCCACAGTTTTCCTAGTTCTTTTAATGAATGTAACTTAATTAGATTACTTTAAAGAAGGAGGATTTTAGATCTAATGTGGTGGAATTAActaacaaaattttattctagCAATTacctaggaggaaaaaaataaaggaacaaaaataaaagaatatttaagggCCTACCGTCAATGTTCTTACTTCTACCTGTGTACAggtttttcttctgttccttccttAAGCAATATGCACATGTAAGCCCCAGTAACTCAGTTCTTTAGGGAGCATATCCTCTTCCACTCTTGTGTTTGAACAATAATTTCCACCTGTTTTTTCCTGCATTAAATTAGGTTTCACAGGATAAAGTTCTGACACATATATGTTCTGTAAATGATAAcattatataatgtaaataaacTTACATATACAGGAAAGAGGGTTGAGGAAAATGAAACAGTCCATTCATTCCTCATTAAGTGTGATAGAACATTTACTCTGGATTAAGGTAAATTTTGAACATTAATACCCCAGTTATTAAGCTACTAAAAATACTTTTACTATCAATTATTTGTTGCTTTTCGTGGAGACTCTGAAGTTCACTGTAAGTTGACACTACAAAATTCGGAGAATGGgatttgcatttaaattattatattattcatttgtGTGTAGTAATGCCCTGTTTTTAAGAACACAAGGCCTGGAGGCCACACTAATTAAGGTATTATGGTTGACATTGTTCTCCATTTCCCTAGCTGTGCTGATGTCTGCTCTATCTCCATTAGTAAGCTTACTGTGGAAAGAGGTATCTATGCCACTAAAACAGCAGAGGTCTTACATCTCTGTCCTGGTGCCCAAaatatgcctttttctttttcgaAGTGTTCCATGTTATAGCAAAAAGCACAGTGATCTAAGGCTGAGACAGTTTCATTGATAACTATGTGAGTGACCATGAGCCACACCTTTATTGTTGAGGTCCCCTCCATCTCTGAATAGCTACAATGGCCACCAATAACACTTTCTCTTACCACTTCTTTAAGATAGAGTGTAAAGGATATGAGTCCTGTGGACCTAccctaatattttaaagattagagGTGATGTATATCAGTACCTAGAACCATAggccttaaaaattatttgttcttcTTATTATTACCACTCCCAAATCACTCTCATGTCTCTCCTAACTTTGGACTAATATGCAACCACCATTGCTACACTTATATGTTTCATAGGTTCTTCAAATTCAACATCTCCAAAATGCAATGCTTAATATTTCTTCTCCCCACCACACTTGCactttcctctatgttttcatCTCAATAAATTGCACAGTTGCCCAAATTTGAAATCATTTGCATTATCTTTGCTTCTCTCTGTCATCCTTTACATCCAATCTATCTACACATGTTCTTCATCCTTCCTCTTAAATATCCAAGTATACATCTCTCCATCCTTACTGTCACATCTgtagtacagacatttttatCTTATGCCCAGATTACCAAATTGGTTTTTCTACCTCCAGTATTGTGTTCCTCTAATCAATTCACACTACAATTGGAATGCTATTCTATGATAGAAAACATATCACATCACTCTCCTTCCTAAAAATATCTTCAATTGGCTCCCCTTTACTCTTTCAAGTACAAACCTTAAAATGTAGTTTGCAacctttctattaatagttaaagGGTGGTCCCTGTACTagcagtatcagcatcacctgggctGGGtagttgttagaaatgcagactttcAGGTCCCACTGTGCAGCTACTTAATTAACATTTGCATGGTAATAAGACTCCCAGGCAATTCAACTGCACATTAAAGTTTGCGATGCCCTGATTGTCAAGGCTTTAGTAATGTGTCCTTCACTAACTCCTCCAGTCTTATTTGTCTACAGCTTCCATGCAAGACTTCATTTCTATGGCACTATTCTCTGTCCCCTGAAAATGTCATGCTCTCTCTTCTGGGATTTTGCTGGAATAGTTCTGTCCTGGCTAACTCCTATTTGTCCGTGATATTCACCATAGATGCCACGTTTTGTGGAGAATGTTCTCTGAATTACTAATACTGGATTAGCTGCCTCAGTCATGTGCTTCTTTG encodes the following:
- the GPRC6A gene encoding G-protein coupled receptor family C group 6 member A isoform X1 produces the protein MAFLIILITCFVIILATSHSCQTPDDFVAATSPGHIIIGGLFAIHEKMLSSEDYPRRPQIQKCVGFEISVFLQTLAMIHSIEMINNSTLLSGVKLGYEIYDTCTEVTVAMAAALRILSKFNCSRGTVEFQCDYSSYVPRVKAVIGSGYSEITMAVSRILNLQLMPQVSYESTAEILSDKIRFPSFLRTVPSDFYQTKAMVHLIQKSGWNWIGIITTDDDYGRLALNAFAIQTAEKNVCIAFKEVLPAFFSDNTIDIRINQTLEKIMAEAQVNVIVVFLRQFHVFSLFNKAIERNINKIWIASDNWSTATKITTIPNVKKIGKVVGFAFKRGNMSSFHSFLQNLHMFPSENNKPLHECAMLLSACAHVKDSDLSQCIFNHSQGTLPYKANKEVIKKNFFLRNDFLWDYAEPGLIHSIQLAVFALGYAIRDLCQAQDCQNPNAFQPWELLDVLKNVTFTDGGNSFHFDAHGDLNIGYDVVLWKEINDHMTVTKMAEYDLQNDVFIITDQDAKNEFKYLQQIQSKCSLECSPGQMKKTTRSQHICCYECVNCPENHYSNQTDMDHCLLCNNETHWAPVRSTTCFEKEVEYLNWNDSLAILLLALSLLGIIFVLAIGIIFTRNLNTPVVKSSGGLMVCYVILLCHFLNFTSTGFFIGEPQDFTCKSRQTLFGVSFTLCISCILMKSLKILLAFSFDPKLQNFLKCLYKPIPIIFTCTGIQVVICTLWLIFAAPAVEENVSLPRVIILECEEGSILAFGTMLGYIAILAFICFICAFKGRKLPENYNEAKFITFGMLIYFIAWITFIPVYATTFGKYLPAVEIIVILISNYGILCCTFFPKCYVIICKQETNTKSAFLKTIYSYSSHSADGLAMSHASLDSINSNIAVANPSSSGKSATWQKGKDLQAQAFAHLCRVNATSISKTLPRKRISSI
- the GPRC6A gene encoding G-protein coupled receptor family C group 6 member A isoform X3, whose amino-acid sequence is MAFLIILITCFVIILATSHSCQTPDDFVAATSPGHIIIGGLFAIHEKMLSSEDYPRRPQIQKCVGFEISVFLQTLAMIHSIEMINNSTLLSGVKLGYEIYDTCTEVTVAMAAALRILSKFNCSRGTVEFQCDYSSYVPRVKAVIGSGYSEITMAVSRILNLQLMPQVSYESTAEILSDKIRFPSFLRTVPSDFYQTKAMVHLIQKSGWNWIGIITTDDDYGRLALNAFAIQTAEKNVCIAFKEVLPAFFSDNTIDIRINQTLEKIMAEAQLLDVLKNVTFTDGGNSFHFDAHGDLNIGYDVVLWKEINDHMTVTKMAEYDLQNDVFIITDQDAKNEFKYLQQIQSKCSLECSPGQMKKTTRSQHICCYECVNCPENHYSNQTDMDHCLLCNNETHWAPVRSTTCFEKEVEYLNWNDSLAILLLALSLLGIIFVLAIGIIFTRNLNTPVVKSSGGLMVCYVILLCHFLNFTSTGFFIGEPQDFTCKSRQTLFGVSFTLCISCILMKSLKILLAFSFDPKLQNFLKCLYKPIPIIFTCTGIQVVICTLWLIFAAPAVEENVSLPRVIILECEEGSILAFGTMLGYIAILAFICFICAFKGRKLPENYNEAKFITFGMLIYFIAWITFIPVYATTFGKYLPAVEIIVILISNYGILCCTFFPKCYVIICKQETNTKSAFLKTIYSYSSHSADGLAMSHASLDSINSNIAVANPSSSGKSATWQKGKDLQAQAFAHLCRVNATSISKTLPRKRISSI